One Sanguibacter sp. HDW7 DNA window includes the following coding sequences:
- a CDS encoding NAD(P)/FAD-dependent oxidoreductase — protein sequence MSRTIVVGGGVAGLTAARELALAGRTVVLLEASADVGGSVRPLVVERGGLDGADPQCPDDSPFERVTLDGGAESFATRSSAVGDLLDELGLAGEIVTPAGAPAWVRTPDALMPLPRSGVLGIPGDLETVRRTLGTGAWLRARLDAALPASVGTRGSRGTRGSGDDGAVSVGHLVRARLGDDVLRAFVAPVTGGVHSASADLLDVDAVAPGLREGVARHGSLVAAAAALRSAAPAGSAVAGLRGGMHTLVAALLADLVARGVDVRRSTHVERLERTDDGWRVHTLGPARRGSFEDAVGARATATLESDDVVVATTAGEAARLLGAHVPASVLPEIPHGHVCLVTLVLADPRLDSAPRGTGVLVASGVNAAHGVRAKALTHSSAKWDWVRDALPSGHHAVRLSYGRLGGDPDPGDASATSLERTGLHDAGQLLGVPLTPAHVVGAKVVRFGAGLPFAAIGHAARVARLRAVLDDVGGLHVTGAWVAGTGLASVVADARRIAPALRG from the coding sequence ATGAGCCGCACGATCGTCGTCGGAGGAGGCGTCGCAGGCCTCACCGCCGCGCGCGAGCTTGCGCTCGCCGGACGCACCGTCGTCCTCCTCGAGGCGTCCGCGGACGTCGGCGGCAGCGTCCGCCCGCTCGTCGTCGAGCGCGGCGGCCTCGACGGCGCCGATCCGCAGTGCCCCGACGACTCCCCGTTCGAGCGCGTGACGCTCGACGGCGGCGCAGAGTCCTTCGCGACCCGCTCGAGCGCCGTCGGCGACCTGCTCGACGAGCTCGGGCTCGCGGGCGAGATCGTCACGCCGGCCGGAGCCCCCGCGTGGGTGCGGACGCCCGACGCGCTCATGCCGCTGCCCCGCTCGGGCGTCCTCGGCATCCCCGGCGACCTCGAGACCGTGCGGCGCACGCTCGGCACGGGCGCCTGGCTGCGCGCGCGGCTCGACGCCGCGCTGCCCGCGTCCGTCGGGACGCGCGGGTCGCGCGGGACGCGCGGGTCCGGGGACGACGGCGCCGTGAGCGTCGGGCACCTCGTGCGCGCGCGACTCGGCGACGACGTGCTGCGCGCCTTCGTCGCGCCCGTGACCGGCGGCGTCCACTCCGCGTCCGCCGACCTCCTCGACGTCGACGCCGTCGCCCCCGGGCTGCGCGAGGGCGTCGCCCGGCACGGATCCCTCGTCGCGGCCGCCGCCGCGCTGCGCTCCGCCGCCCCCGCCGGCTCCGCCGTCGCCGGGCTCCGCGGCGGCATGCACACGCTCGTCGCCGCGCTCCTCGCCGACCTCGTGGCCCGCGGCGTCGACGTCCGACGCTCGACGCACGTCGAACGCCTCGAGCGCACGGACGACGGCTGGCGTGTCCACACCCTCGGCCCCGCGCGGCGCGGTTCGTTCGAGGACGCCGTCGGCGCCCGCGCGACGGCCACCCTCGAGTCCGACGACGTCGTCGTCGCGACGACCGCCGGAGAAGCAGCACGACTCCTCGGCGCCCACGTGCCCGCGAGCGTGCTGCCCGAGATCCCGCACGGCCACGTGTGCCTCGTGACCCTCGTGCTCGCGGACCCGCGGCTCGACTCCGCGCCGCGCGGCACGGGAGTGCTCGTCGCGTCGGGCGTCAACGCCGCGCACGGCGTGCGCGCCAAGGCGCTCACGCACTCGAGCGCGAAGTGGGACTGGGTGCGCGACGCCCTGCCGAGCGGCCACCACGCGGTGCGCCTCTCCTACGGGCGGCTCGGCGGCGACCCCGACCCGGGCGACGCGTCCGCGACGTCCCTCGAACGCACCGGGCTCCACGACGCGGGCCAGCTCCTCGGCGTGCCGCTCACACCCGCGCACGTCGTCGGCGCGAAGGTCGTGCGGTTCGGTGCGGGGCTCCCTTTCGCAGCGATCGGGCACGCGGCACGCGTCGCCCGGCTGCGCGCCGTGCTCGACGACGTCGGCGGGCTGCACGTCACCGGGGCGTGGGTCGCGGGGACGGGGCTCGCGTCCGTCGTCGCGGACGCCCGGCGGATCGCCCCGGCGCTCCGCGGCTGA
- the hemB gene encoding porphobilinogen synthase has protein sequence MTPYDRPRRLRRTPALRALVSETRVHPRELVLPAFVKEGLTEPAPIMSMPGVVQHDLDSLRREAVRVAEAGLGGLMLFGVPLERDAVGSGATDPDGILNVATAAVKAEVGDAVVVMTDVCLDEFTDHGHCGVPRADGSVDNDATLERYARMAVLQAQRGADVVALSGMMDGQVAAVREALDDAGRTDTAVLAYAAKYASALYGPFRDAVESTLTGDRRTYQMDPANRREAQREVALDIAEGADIVMVKPASLYLDVLADVAAGSDVPVAAYQVSGELAMVEAAAAIGWIDRERTIAESLTAIKRAGADLVATYWALEAVENPQVRELL, from the coding sequence ATGACCCCCTACGACCGCCCCCGCCGCCTGCGCCGCACCCCCGCGCTGCGCGCCCTCGTGAGCGAGACCCGCGTCCACCCGCGCGAGCTCGTCCTGCCCGCCTTCGTCAAGGAGGGCCTCACCGAGCCGGCGCCGATCATGTCGATGCCGGGCGTCGTCCAGCACGACCTCGACTCGCTGCGCCGCGAGGCCGTCCGCGTCGCCGAGGCCGGCCTCGGCGGGCTCATGCTCTTCGGCGTGCCGCTCGAGCGCGACGCCGTCGGCTCCGGCGCGACCGACCCGGACGGGATCCTCAACGTCGCGACCGCCGCCGTCAAGGCCGAGGTCGGCGACGCCGTCGTCGTCATGACCGACGTCTGCCTCGACGAGTTCACCGACCACGGCCACTGCGGCGTGCCGCGCGCCGACGGCTCGGTCGACAACGACGCGACTCTCGAGCGCTACGCACGCATGGCCGTGCTCCAGGCCCAGCGCGGCGCGGACGTCGTCGCCCTGTCCGGGATGATGGACGGCCAGGTCGCGGCGGTGCGCGAGGCCCTCGACGACGCCGGGCGCACCGACACGGCCGTGCTCGCGTACGCCGCGAAGTACGCCTCCGCGCTCTACGGACCGTTCCGGGACGCGGTCGAGTCGACGCTCACGGGCGACCGTCGGACCTACCAGATGGACCCCGCCAACCGCCGGGAGGCGCAGCGCGAGGTCGCGCTCGACATCGCCGAGGGCGCGGACATCGTCATGGTGAAGCCCGCGAGCCTCTACCTCGACGTCCTCGCCGACGTCGCCGCGGGCTCGGACGTGCCCGTCGCGGCGTACCAGGTCTCGGGCGAGCTCGCGATGGTCGAGGCCGCCGCGGCCATCGGCTGGATCGACCGCGAGCGCACGATCGCCGAGTCGCTCACGGCGATCAAGCGCGCGGGCGCTGACCTCGTCGCCACCTACTGGGCCCTCGAGGCTGTCGAGAACCCGCAGGTGAGGGAGCTGCTGTGA
- a CDS encoding uroporphyrinogen-III synthase → MLVPRGGRAGRELAAALEAAGFEPVVAPLITFGPPVDSAPLLAGVVRLAEGGYDWLVLTSERTVDALVDASPAGVVQVPATTRVAAVGPSTARRARRAGLDVDVVPEWDRTATGLLAALASPPSRRIDAVPPSNGGTASIRQEEGRVVRAFAPRSAIARPELVDGLRAAGWHVDAPDAYVTELATALPAGALDVDVVVLTSSSTAETWATLTGHVPAPPWRVVSIGPRTTTTARTFGLRVETEATTPDVPALVAAVRRIVAPSPDS, encoded by the coding sequence GTGCTCGTGCCGCGGGGCGGGCGGGCGGGGCGCGAGCTCGCGGCGGCGCTGGAGGCCGCCGGGTTCGAGCCGGTCGTCGCGCCGCTCATCACGTTCGGCCCGCCTGTGGATTCCGCGCCGCTCCTCGCCGGTGTGGTCAGGCTTGCGGAGGGCGGGTACGACTGGCTCGTGCTCACGTCCGAGCGGACGGTCGACGCCCTCGTCGACGCGTCGCCGGCGGGCGTCGTGCAGGTTCCGGCGACGACGCGGGTGGCGGCCGTCGGACCGTCGACCGCGCGCCGGGCGCGACGGGCCGGGCTCGACGTCGATGTCGTCCCGGAGTGGGACCGCACGGCCACGGGCCTCCTCGCGGCGCTCGCCTCCCCGCCTTCCCGACGGATTGACGCTGTCCCCCCATCGAACGGGGGAACAGCGTCAATCCGTCAGGAAGAGGGGCGGGTGGTGAGAGCCTTCGCACCCCGGTCCGCGATCGCCCGGCCCGAGCTCGTCGACGGGCTCCGCGCCGCCGGGTGGCACGTCGACGCGCCCGACGCGTACGTCACCGAGCTCGCGACCGCGCTGCCCGCGGGCGCGCTCGACGTCGACGTCGTCGTCCTCACGTCCTCGAGCACCGCCGAGACCTGGGCGACGCTCACCGGGCACGTCCCAGCTCCGCCATGGCGGGTCGTGAGCATCGGCCCACGGACGACGACGACCGCACGCACCTTCGGCCTGCGCGTCGAGACGGAGGCCACGACGCCCGACGTCCCCGCACTCGTCGCGGCAGTCCGACGGATCGTCGCCCCCTCCCCCGACTCGTAG
- a CDS encoding ferrochelatase, with protein sequence MSDDEIFRGGLLPLVPAADPHGSAHDDAHGCACGEDGCEEVEVDLDDYLAEIAAQLPPVEPSEPVAYDGVLLVGFGGPEGQDDVLPYLRNVTAGRGIPDERLEEVAVHYRARGGVSPINDQNRALRAALATELATRGLDLPVLWGNRNWDPYLADTLRSAADAGHRHLLAIVTSAYSSYSGCRQYREDLAGALESTGLAGTLRIDKVRQYFDSPGFVAPFVEGVRGALGRLRAAAASASGAASGDDDASADVRVLFCTHSIPTAAAEVTGPQTGTDGPVGWADGGAYEAQHYAVANAVMAAVDDTVPWELVYQSRSGDPRTPWLEPDINDRLAELAADPDERPDAVLIVPLGFVSDHMEVLWDLDTEALATCASLGILGERVPTPGVHPAFVAGLVDLVAERTAAPTRTATQATCGAAGVLGPWYDRCRPDCCTDPRGSVRAVVAEDVG encoded by the coding sequence ATGAGCGACGACGAGATCTTCCGGGGCGGGCTGCTTCCGCTCGTCCCCGCGGCGGACCCGCACGGCTCCGCGCACGACGACGCGCACGGGTGCGCGTGCGGCGAGGACGGCTGCGAGGAGGTCGAGGTCGACCTCGACGACTACCTCGCCGAGATCGCCGCCCAGCTGCCGCCGGTCGAGCCCTCGGAGCCCGTCGCATACGACGGCGTGCTCCTCGTCGGCTTCGGCGGGCCAGAGGGCCAGGACGACGTCCTGCCCTACCTCCGCAACGTCACCGCCGGCCGCGGCATCCCCGACGAGCGCCTCGAGGAGGTCGCCGTCCACTACCGCGCCCGCGGCGGCGTCTCCCCCATCAACGACCAGAACCGCGCGCTCCGCGCGGCGCTCGCCACCGAGCTCGCGACGCGCGGGCTCGACCTGCCCGTCCTGTGGGGCAACCGCAACTGGGACCCCTACCTCGCCGACACCCTGCGTTCTGCTGCGGACGCGGGCCACCGGCACCTCCTCGCGATCGTCACCTCCGCCTACTCCTCGTACTCCGGCTGCCGCCAGTACCGCGAGGACCTCGCGGGAGCGCTCGAGTCGACGGGACTCGCAGGCACGCTCCGCATCGACAAGGTGCGGCAGTACTTCGACAGCCCCGGGTTCGTCGCGCCGTTCGTCGAGGGCGTGCGCGGGGCGCTCGGGCGGCTGCGCGCCGCCGCAGCCTCCGCCTCGGGCGCCGCCTCGGGCGACGACGACGCGTCGGCCGACGTCCGCGTCCTCTTCTGCACCCACTCCATCCCCACCGCCGCGGCCGAGGTCACCGGACCCCAGACCGGCACCGACGGGCCCGTCGGCTGGGCCGACGGCGGCGCCTACGAGGCCCAGCACTACGCCGTCGCGAACGCCGTCATGGCCGCCGTCGACGACACCGTGCCGTGGGAGCTCGTCTACCAGTCACGCTCGGGCGACCCGCGCACCCCCTGGCTCGAGCCCGACATCAACGACCGCCTCGCCGAGCTCGCCGCCGACCCCGACGAGCGGCCGGACGCCGTCCTCATCGTGCCCCTCGGTTTCGTCTCCGACCACATGGAGGTCCTCTGGGACCTCGACACCGAGGCCCTCGCCACGTGCGCCTCGCTCGGCATCCTGGGCGAGCGCGTCCCCACGCCCGGCGTCCACCCCGCGTTCGTCGCCGGGCTCGTCGACCTCGTCGCCGAGCGCACCGCCGCCCCGACGCGCACCGCGACGCAGGCGACGTGCGGCGCCGCGGGCGTCCTCGGGCCCTGGTACGACAGGTGCCGGCCCGACTGCTGCACCGACCCGCGCGGTTCGGTCCGGGCCGTCGTCGCCGAGGACGTCGGATGA
- the hemE gene encoding uroporphyrinogen decarboxylase: MNLATHPLADGTTSSSRAVRAFRGDRPDVTPVWFMRQAGRSLPEYRRVREGVGMIESCLRPELAAEITLQPVRRHRVDAAVFFSDIVVPLRLAGVDVDIAPGVGPVLGAPVRTADDVARLEELSLDDAALAPIAEAVALTVAGLAADPGASGCGDTPLVGFGGAPFTLAAYLVEGRPSRDHLAARALMHADPELWARLLTWCARVTSDFLVTQVRAGASVVQLFDSWAGSLSLAAYSESVAPFSALALEAVRALDVDGQRVPVVHFGTGTGHLLAAMRDVGADVVGVDHRTPLDEASALLGHATPLQGNVDPSFLFTPRATLEAHVHDVLRRGLAAPAHVVNLGHGVPPDADPDALTGIARTVHAWQQED; this comes from the coding sequence GTGAATCTCGCGACGCATCCCCTTGCTGACGGAACGACATCTTCCTCGCGCGCCGTACGTGCATTTCGCGGCGACCGCCCCGACGTCACCCCCGTCTGGTTCATGCGCCAGGCGGGTCGCTCCCTGCCCGAGTACCGCCGCGTCCGCGAGGGCGTCGGCATGATCGAGTCGTGCCTGCGTCCCGAGCTCGCCGCCGAGATCACGCTTCAGCCCGTGCGTCGCCACCGGGTCGACGCCGCCGTCTTCTTCTCCGACATCGTCGTGCCGCTGCGGCTCGCGGGGGTCGACGTCGACATCGCCCCCGGCGTCGGGCCCGTGCTCGGCGCGCCCGTCCGCACTGCCGACGACGTCGCGCGGCTCGAAGAGCTCAGCCTCGACGACGCGGCGCTCGCGCCCATCGCGGAGGCCGTCGCCCTCACCGTCGCCGGCCTCGCAGCGGACCCCGGCGCGTCCGGGTGCGGTGACACCCCGCTCGTCGGCTTCGGCGGTGCGCCCTTCACCCTCGCCGCGTACCTCGTCGAGGGTCGCCCCTCGCGCGACCACCTCGCGGCACGCGCGCTCATGCACGCCGACCCCGAGCTCTGGGCGCGCCTGCTCACGTGGTGCGCGCGCGTCACGTCGGACTTCCTCGTCACGCAGGTGCGGGCCGGTGCGAGCGTCGTCCAGCTCTTCGACTCGTGGGCCGGCTCCCTGTCCCTCGCCGCCTACTCGGAGTCGGTCGCCCCGTTCTCCGCGCTCGCGCTCGAGGCCGTGCGCGCGCTCGACGTCGACGGGCAGCGCGTGCCCGTCGTCCACTTCGGCACCGGCACGGGCCACCTGCTCGCCGCGATGCGCGACGTCGGCGCGGACGTCGTCGGCGTCGACCACCGCACGCCGCTCGACGAGGCGTCCGCGCTGCTCGGGCACGCGACGCCGCTCCAGGGGAACGTCGACCCTTCCTTCCTCTTCACCCCGCGTGCGACGCTCGAGGCGCACGTCCACGACGTCCTGCGCCGCGGCCTCGCCGCACCCGCGCACGTCGTCAACCTCGGCCACGGCGTCCCGCCCGACGCCGACCCGGACGCCCTCACGGGCATCGCCCGCACCGTCCACGCGTGGCAGCAGGAGGACTGA
- the hemQ gene encoding hydrogen peroxide-dependent heme synthase, whose product MSNDAYGAPTSTNDGPEPVAYTLWAVLRRDPAAEPLLTRLLGDEVDASATSVPQDTVVTLLEAASDDLGALVDDLPEGVDLRGLYDASGLRADADVIVWLTGPTAEGLQAALRTLRTSVLLGDLLPTWNALGVHRPAEFTARHLPAFMRGTEPKDWLTVYPFVRSYDWYLLPEDERRAMLADHGIKGREFPQVLSNTVSAFSLGDYEWLLGLEADELTDLVDLMRHLRYTEARRHVRDELPFYTGRNVSIERLAAILLDVA is encoded by the coding sequence ATGAGCAACGACGCGTACGGCGCACCCACGTCCACGAACGACGGTCCCGAGCCCGTCGCCTACACCCTCTGGGCCGTCCTCCGACGCGACCCCGCCGCCGAGCCGCTCCTCACGCGCCTCCTCGGTGACGAGGTCGACGCGTCCGCGACGTCCGTCCCGCAGGACACCGTCGTCACGCTGCTCGAGGCCGCGTCCGACGACCTCGGCGCGCTCGTCGACGACCTCCCCGAGGGCGTCGACCTCCGCGGCCTCTACGACGCGTCCGGCCTGCGCGCCGACGCCGACGTCATCGTCTGGCTCACCGGCCCCACCGCCGAGGGCCTCCAGGCCGCGCTGCGCACCCTGCGCACGTCCGTCCTGCTCGGCGACCTCCTGCCCACGTGGAACGCCCTCGGCGTCCACCGTCCCGCCGAGTTCACCGCGCGCCACCTGCCCGCCTTCATGCGCGGCACCGAGCCCAAGGACTGGCTCACCGTCTACCCCTTCGTGCGGTCCTACGACTGGTACCTGCTGCCCGAGGACGAGCGTCGCGCGATGCTCGCCGACCACGGGATCAAGGGCCGCGAGTTCCCCCAGGTGCTCTCCAACACCGTCTCCGCGTTCTCCCTCGGCGACTACGAGTGGCTGCTCGGCCTCGAGGCCGACGAGCTCACCGACCTCGTCGACCTCATGCGCCACCTGCGCTACACCGAGGCCCGCCGCCACGTGCGCGACGAGCTGCCGTTCTACACGGGCCGCAACGTGAGCATCGAGCGTCTCGCCGCGATCCTTCTGGACGTCGCATGA
- a CDS encoding glutamyl-tRNA reductase produces MNIWSFSASHRDLDLDLLERLGLVGPGLARDVVAPAPGRGVPGTGDAPTSGADAPAARGAVVLTTCNRVEVYVEADGAAEATARVEEVVGATTGLPRHAVAAALTRRADGDAARHLLRVASGLESMVVGEREIAGQVRRAAVRARALGTSTPALDLLFEQASRTSRRVEVATGLGTVGRSVVGVGLDLAGASLPPWRQVRAVLVGTGSYAGAAFAALRSRGVLDVRVHSRSGRAEDFASARGGVAVDGDGLVDAVADADLVVSCSGRVGHVLDAAGVAAARERATDRAERLAHEPDPLGRPLVILDLALRRDVDSAVGDVDGVLLLDLATIGAHAPAAGAGPVAQADALVTDGLDELARRELRRRVDAAVREEALALTAVAEREASVASREPRAARREAFARRHAALLAAKAAAVARLAR; encoded by the coding sequence GTGAACATCTGGTCCTTCTCCGCGTCGCACCGCGACCTCGATCTCGACCTCCTCGAGAGGCTCGGGTTGGTGGGTCCGGGGCTCGCGCGCGACGTCGTCGCGCCCGCCCCGGGCAGGGGCGTACCCGGGACCGGTGACGCCCCCACGTCGGGTGCCGACGCCCCCGCGGCGCGGGGCGCCGTCGTCCTCACGACGTGCAACCGCGTCGAGGTCTACGTCGAGGCGGACGGCGCGGCTGAGGCGACCGCGCGCGTCGAGGAGGTCGTCGGTGCGACGACGGGCCTGCCGCGCCACGCGGTCGCGGCCGCGCTCACGCGCCGGGCCGACGGCGATGCCGCGCGCCACCTGCTGCGCGTCGCGTCGGGCCTCGAGTCGATGGTCGTCGGCGAGCGGGAGATCGCGGGGCAGGTGCGACGCGCGGCCGTGCGTGCGCGCGCTCTCGGCACGTCGACGCCTGCGCTCGACCTCCTCTTCGAGCAGGCGTCGCGCACGTCGCGCCGGGTCGAGGTCGCGACGGGCCTCGGGACCGTCGGTCGCTCGGTCGTCGGCGTCGGGCTCGACCTCGCGGGCGCGAGCCTGCCGCCGTGGCGGCAGGTGCGAGCCGTGCTCGTCGGCACGGGCTCGTACGCGGGCGCGGCGTTCGCGGCGCTGCGCAGCCGAGGGGTGCTCGACGTCCGCGTGCACTCGCGCTCGGGCCGCGCGGAGGACTTCGCGAGCGCGCGGGGCGGGGTGGCGGTCGACGGCGACGGGCTCGTCGACGCGGTCGCTGACGCGGACCTCGTCGTCTCGTGCTCGGGGCGCGTCGGGCACGTGCTCGACGCCGCGGGCGTCGCGGCGGCGCGCGAGCGTGCGACGGACCGGGCCGAGCGCCTTGCGCACGAGCCTGACCCGCTCGGGCGTCCGCTCGTCATCCTCGACCTCGCGCTGCGCCGCGACGTCGACTCCGCGGTCGGGGACGTCGACGGCGTCCTCCTGCTCGATCTCGCGACGATCGGCGCGCACGCCCCCGCGGCGGGCGCTGGTCCCGTCGCGCAGGCCGACGCGCTCGTCACCGACGGTCTCGACGAGCTTGCGCGGCGCGAGCTGCGACGGCGGGTCGACGCGGCCGTGCGCGAGGAGGCGCTCGCGCTCACGGCGGTGGCCGAGCGCGAGGCGTCGGTCGCGTCCCGCGAGCCGCGCGCAGCGCGTCGCGAGGCCTTCGCCCGGCGGCACGCGGCGCTCCTCGCCGCCAAGGCCGCGGCCGTCGCCAGGCTTGCACGCTGA
- the hemC gene encoding hydroxymethylbilane synthase: MSVVRVGTRASELARTQTGHVTDALSAAASAAGTPLALETVHVTTEGDTTRASLAQLGGTGVFVAALRDALLDGRIDVAVHSLKDLPTAPARGLTVAAMPPRESPLDALVARDGLTLAGLPRGARIGTGSPRRRAQLLAARPDLEVVDIRGNVGTRIARALGPDADLDAVVLAAAGLARIGRTALVTEPLDPSVMTPAPGQGVLAVETRTDAQIPGLAALDHVPSRLAATAERALLARLEAGCAAPVGALAAVSLDGARMQIDLDVVVASLDGTRVLRHGASQSGPVVGAGTYDLAAAVESAQSLGINLAEIIFEMGAADIAPLR, from the coding sequence ATGAGTGTCGTGCGCGTCGGGACCCGCGCGTCCGAGCTCGCGCGCACCCAGACCGGGCACGTCACGGACGCGCTCAGCGCGGCCGCGAGCGCGGCCGGGACCCCGCTCGCGCTCGAGACCGTCCACGTGACGACCGAGGGCGACACGACGCGCGCGTCCCTCGCGCAGCTCGGCGGGACGGGCGTGTTCGTCGCCGCGCTGCGCGACGCGCTGCTCGACGGACGCATCGACGTGGCCGTGCACTCGCTCAAGGACCTGCCGACCGCGCCCGCCCGCGGCCTCACTGTCGCCGCCATGCCGCCGCGCGAGTCGCCGCTCGACGCGCTCGTCGCACGCGACGGCCTCACCCTCGCGGGGCTGCCGCGCGGTGCGCGCATCGGCACCGGATCGCCACGGCGACGCGCGCAGCTGCTCGCGGCTCGGCCCGACCTCGAGGTCGTCGACATCCGCGGGAACGTCGGCACACGCATCGCGCGCGCGCTCGGGCCGGACGCCGACCTCGACGCCGTCGTGCTCGCCGCCGCAGGTCTCGCCCGCATCGGACGGACCGCGCTCGTCACCGAGCCCCTTGACCCGTCCGTCATGACGCCCGCGCCCGGGCAGGGCGTCCTCGCCGTCGAGACCCGCACGGACGCCCAGATCCCGGGGCTGGCGGCGCTCGATCACGTGCCGTCGCGGCTCGCGGCGACCGCCGAGCGCGCGCTGCTCGCGCGGCTCGAGGCCGGGTGCGCGGCACCCGTCGGGGCGCTCGCTGCTGTCTCTCTGGACGGGGCGCGCATGCAGATCGACCTCGACGTCGTCGTCGCGTCGCTCGACGGGACGCGCGTGCTGCGGCACGGCGCGTCGCAGAGCGGCCCGGTCGTCGGCGCGGGCACGTACGACCTCGCCGCCGCCGTCGAGAGCGCGCAGTCGCTCGGCATCAACCTCGCGGAGATCATCTTCGAGATGGGCGCCGCCGACATCGCGCCGTTGCGGTGA
- a CDS encoding glutamate-1-semialdehyde 2,1-aminomutase, whose amino-acid sequence MSNESDFAHAQRVLPGGVSSPVRAFGSVGGTPRMLRSARGAYVTDVDGVERADLVASWGPALLGHAHPEVVAAVQEAAARGLSFGAPTVAEAELADAVIARVPFVEKLRLVSTGTEATMTAVRLARGVTGRPLVIKMAGCYHGHLDALLAQAGSGVANQALPGSAGVTEATAAETIVVPYDDVAAVAAAFDAHPGRVAAVIVEAAPANMGVIEPAPGYNAALRRLCSQHGALLVLDEVLTGFRVSAAGWWGLEGRREGWEPDLVTFGKVVGGGMPVAAVGGRASVMDHLAPLGPVYQAGTLSGNPVAVAAGLATLRLADAAVYAHVDRVSRVVSDAVSAALDAEGVAHSVQRAGSLFSVAFGTWQAGAADTPGLDALPHDVPAGPRDYAQVQAQEGWRFPPFFHAMLDAGVALPPSVFEAWFLTAAHDEEAVGRILEALPAAARAAATATRP is encoded by the coding sequence GTGAGCAACGAGTCCGACTTCGCCCATGCCCAGCGGGTCCTGCCGGGCGGCGTGTCCTCACCCGTGCGGGCGTTCGGGTCGGTCGGCGGGACGCCGCGCATGCTGCGTTCTGCGCGCGGCGCGTACGTCACGGACGTCGACGGCGTCGAGCGCGCCGACCTCGTCGCGTCGTGGGGTCCGGCGCTGCTCGGGCACGCTCACCCCGAGGTCGTCGCCGCCGTGCAGGAGGCCGCCGCGCGCGGCCTGTCGTTCGGCGCCCCGACGGTCGCGGAGGCCGAGCTCGCCGACGCGGTCATCGCGCGCGTGCCGTTCGTCGAGAAGCTGCGGCTCGTCTCGACGGGCACCGAGGCGACGATGACGGCCGTGCGCCTCGCGCGCGGCGTCACCGGCCGGCCGCTCGTCATCAAGATGGCCGGCTGCTACCACGGGCACCTCGACGCGCTGCTCGCGCAGGCAGGCTCGGGCGTCGCGAACCAGGCGCTGCCCGGTTCGGCGGGGGTCACGGAGGCGACGGCCGCCGAGACCATCGTCGTCCCGTACGACGACGTCGCGGCCGTGGCCGCGGCGTTCGACGCCCACCCGGGGCGGGTCGCGGCCGTCATCGTCGAGGCAGCGCCCGCGAACATGGGTGTCATCGAGCCCGCGCCCGGCTACAACGCGGCGCTGCGGCGCCTGTGCTCGCAGCACGGTGCGCTGCTCGTGCTCGACGAGGTACTCACGGGCTTCCGCGTCTCAGCGGCCGGATGGTGGGGTCTCGAGGGGCGGCGCGAGGGCTGGGAGCCGGACCTCGTGACGTTCGGCAAGGTCGTCGGCGGCGGCATGCCCGTCGCGGCGGTCGGGGGGCGGGCGTCGGTCATGGACCATCTCGCGCCGCTCGGGCCGGTGTACCAGGCGGGCACGCTGTCGGGGAACCCGGTCGCGGTCGCGGCGGGGCTCGCGACGCTGCGCCTCGCGGACGCTGCGGTGTACGCGCACGTCGACCGGGTCTCGCGCGTCGTGTCCGACGCGGTGTCGGCCGCGCTCGACGCCGAGGGCGTCGCGCACTCGGTGCAGCGGGCGGGCTCGCTGTTCTCGGTCGCGTTCGGGACGTGGCAGGCGGGGGCGGCCGACACTCCCGGCCTCGACGCCCTCCCGCACGACGTGCCCGCTGGTCCGCGCGACTACGCGCAGGTGCAGGCGCAGGAGGGCTGGCGGTTCCCGCCGTTCTTCCACGCGATGCTCGACGCCGGGGTGGCGCTGCCGCCGTCGGTGTTCGAGGCGTGGTTCCTCACCGCGGCGCACGACGAGGAGGCCGTCGGTCGCATCCTCGAGGCGCTGCCGGCAGCGGCCCGGGCGGCCGCAACGGCGACGCGCCCCTAG